GAGGTGCGCGCGTACCTGGCCCTCTTCTGCGCCGACACCCAGCCCGCCGAGCTGCGCGCGCTGCGCGAGACCGCGGCCACCTGGATGGAACGGCTGCAGGCCTTCCGGCCCCACCTGACCGGCGCCGTCTGGCGCGGCACCGCCACCCGGCTCAACAGCATCCACCTGCAACTCTTCTGCGACGACTCGAAGGAAGCGGAGATCTTCCTGCTGGACCGCCGCGTCGAGTTCGACGTCGGCAGCGTCGACGGTCCCCGCAACCGCCCGATCGACGTGCTGAGCTTCGCGGTGCCGAACGCGGAACTCGGCGAGCTGGTCACGCTCCACCTGAGCATCCTCGACTTCGACGACCTGCGGGGCGCGCTGAAGGCCGACACCCAGGGCCGCACCGAACGCGGCGACCTGCCGGCCCTGCGCCGCCTCCTCCAGGACACCCCGCCCACCCCATGAACCGACGACACCTCCTGATCAGCGGCGCGGCCGTGGCCGCCGTCGGCGCGGGCGCCGGCCTCGCCTGGTGGCAGCAGCGCCCCTCCGCCCCCGGCCCGGAAGCCGCGCTCTGGCGCATGCAGTTCGACGCGCCGGCTGGCGGCACGCTGCCGATGTCGTCCCTCCAGGGCAAGCCGCTGCTGCTCAACTTCTGGGCCACCTGGTGCGCGCCGTGCGTCAAGGAGATGCCGATGCTGGACGCGTTCCAGCGCGCGCAGGCGGCCGCCGGATGGCAAGTGGTGGGCCTGGCAGTCGACGGGCCCACTCCCGTGAGAGAATTCCTCGCCGCGCGGTCGATCGGGTTCAAGATCGGGCTCGCGGGCATGGAAGGGGTCGAACTGTCGCGATCGCTCGGCAACGCCAACGGCGGGTTGCCCTTCAGCGTGGTGTTCGACCGCGAGGGCCGGGTGGTGGACCGCAAACTCGGAGCCTTGACCGAAGAAAACCTGGCCGATTGGGCCAAACGGGTGAACGCGTAAGCCCTGTCCGACAAGAATTTCAAGAATTGCGGCCAAAAGCGCCTAAAGCGCGTAAAGTTCAGCCTTCGCAAATTCCACGGCGCTGACGCAATGGCAGTTCTCGTTCTTCACGGCCCCAACCTCAACCTGCTCGGCACCCGCGAGCCGACGGTGTATGGGTCGGTGACTTTGGAACAGATCAATGCCGAATTGACGAAATTGGGCGCGGATGCCGGAGTGGAGGTGAAAACCTTCCAGAGCAACCACGAAGGCGCCCTCGTCGACCGCGTGCAGGCCGCTCGCACCGACGGCACCACGTTCATCGTGATCAACCCCGCCGCCTACACCCACACCAGTGTCGCGCTGCGCGACGCGCTGGCGGGCGTGGCGATCCCGTTCATCGAAGTGCACCTGTCGAACGTGCACCGCCGCGAACCGTTCCGGCATCATTCGTACTTTTCCGACCTGGCCGACGGCATCATCGTCGGCCTCGGACACAAGGGCTACCGCCTGGCACTGGGTCACGCGATCGAACGCGACCTCGCCAGCCGCCCTGCCTGACCGGCTCTCACCAGACCCTTACAAGCCGGTGCGACCGCGCCCCGCGGCGACACCCGGCCTCCTCGAACAAAGACTGCAGTTGGAGAACTCATGGACCTGCGCAAACTGAAGACCCTGATCGACCTCGTGTCGGAGTCGAACATCTCTGAACTCGAGATCACCGAAGCGGATGGCAAGGTGCGCATCGTGAAGGCGGACCCGAACGCGGCCGTGGTGATGACCGCAGCCCCGGTGGTCCAGCAGGCTGCCGTGCCCGCACCGGTGGCCGCTCCCGCGGTTGCCGCCGCCGCGCCGGCCGTCGCCGCAGCCCCGGCCGAACCCGCCGGCCACACGGTCAAGTCGCCGATGGTCGGCACGTTCTATGGCGCGGCCAGCCCGGGCGCGAAGCCCTTCGTGGAAGTGGGCACCGTGGTCAAGGAAGGCCAGGCCATCTGCATCATCGAAGCCATGAAGATCATGAACGAGATCGAAGCCGACAAGTCCGGCACGGTCACGAAGGTGATGTGCGAGAACGGCCAGGCCGTCGAGTTCGGTCAGCCGCTGTTCATCATCGAGTAAGCGCGGCATGTTCAAGAAGATCCTCATTGCCAACCGCGGGGAGATCGCGCTGCGAATCCAGCGCGCCTGCCGCGAGATGGGCGTCAAGTCCGTCGTCGTCTACTCCGAGGCCGACCGGGACGCCAAGTACGTCAAGCTCGCCGACGAGGCCGTCTGCATCGGCCCCGCCGCCTCGGCCCAGAGCTACCTCAACATGCCGGCGATCATCTCGACGGCCGAGGTCACCGACGCGGAAGCCATCCACCCCGGCTACGGCTTCCTGTCCGAGAACGCCGACTTCGCCGAGCGGGTCGAGCAGAGCGGCTTCACGTTCATCGGCCCCACGCCAGAATCCATCCGGATCATGGGCGACAAGGTCTCGGCCAAGCAGGCCATGATCAAGGCCGGTGTGCCGTGCGTGCCCGGCTCCGAAGGTGCCCTGCCCGAAGACCCGAAGGAGATCATCCGCCAGGCCCGCGCCATCGGCTACCCGGTGATCATCAAGGCCGCGGGCGGCGGCGGTGGCCGCGGCATGCGTGTCGTGCACACCGAGGCCGCGCTGATCCACGCCGTGCAGACCACGCGCAGCGAAGCCGGTGCCGCGTTCGGCAACCCGGCGGTCTACATGGAGAAGTTCCTCGAGAACCCGCGCCACATCGAGATCCAGATCCTCGCCGACGAGCACAAGAACGCCGTCTGGCTGGGCGAGCGCGACTGCTCCATGCAGCGCCGCCACCAGAAGATCATCGAGGAAGCCCCGGCGCCGGGCATCCCGCGCCGCGTGATCGAGAAGATCGGCGACCGCTGCGCCGCCGCGTGCAAGCGCATCGGCTACCGCGGGGCCGGCACGTTCGAGTTCCTCTACGAGAACGGCGAGTTCTACTTCATCGAGATGAACACCCGCGTGCAGGTGGAGCACCCGGTGACCGAACTCGTGACCGGCATCGACATCGTGCAGATGCAGATCCGCGTCGCGGCCGGCGAGAAGCTGCCGTTCACGCAGCGCCAGATCCAGATGCACGGCCACGCCATCGAGTGCCGCGTCAACGCCGAGGACCCGTACAAGTTCACGCCGTCGCCCGGCCGCATCACCGCCTGGCACGCGCCGGGTGGCCCGGGCGTGCGCGTCGACTCGCATGCGTACACGAACTACTTCGTGCCGCCCAACTACGACTCGATGATCGGCAAGATCATCACGCACGGCGACACGCGCGAGCAGGCCATCGCCCGCATGCGCATCGCGCTGTCCGAGACGGTCGTCGAAGGCATCCTGACCAACATCCCGCTGCACCGCGAGCTGATGGTCGACGCGAAGTTCGTCGAAGGCGGCACCAGCATCCATTACCTCGAAGGCTGGATGAGCCAGCACAAGCGCTGATGATCGAACTGCTGCTCCTGGTGCCGGAGGACCTCGTCGAGTCCGTGTCCGATGCGTTGATGGACGAACTCGAGGCCCTGTCGGTGTCGGTGGAAGACGCCGATGCCGACACCGATGCCGAACGCGCGCTGTTCGGCGAACCGGGCATGCCCCCGCCCAGCGCGGGCTGGCAGCGTTCGGTCGTGACCGCGCTGTTCGCCGACGAGGACGTCGCCACCGAAGCCGCCACGCTGCTGCTCGCCCAGGACTGGGCGCAGGAGAAGGTGCACGTGCAGGCCATGCGTCCGGTCGTCGAGCAGGACTGGGTGCGGCTCACGCAGTCGCAGTTCTCGCCGGTCGAGATCACGCCGTCGTTCTGGATCGTGCCCACGTGGCATGAGCCGCCGGCCGCTGCCGAGCGCTTCATCCGCCTCGACCCGGGCCTCGCCTTCGGCACCGGCACGCACCCCACCACGCGCATGTGCCTGCGCTGGATCGCCAACCAGGCGCCGACGTTCTCGGGCTCGTGGTCGCGCGTGCTCGACTACGGCTGCGGCTCGGGCATCCTCGCCATCGGCGCGGCGCTGCATGGCGGCCGCGACATCGACGCGGTCGACATCGACGAGGCGGCCGTGATCTCCACCAACGCCAACGCGGCGGCCAACGGCGTCACGCTGAAGGCGGCGCTGCCCGACGGTGCGTCCGGCACGTACCCGCTCGTGCTGGCCAACATCCTCGCGACACCGCTCAAGCTGCTGGCCCCGCTGCTGTGCGGACACGTCGCCCCCGGCGGTCACCTCGTGCTCGCCGGCATCCTGGAACGACAGGCCGACGAACTGAAGGCCGCCTACGCACCGTGGTGCGACCTCGAGGTCAGCGACAGCGAGGACGGCTGGATCCTGATGACGGCCCGGCTGAAACCGTGATGGCGCGTGGCAAAATTTCGCCATGAGCCTGGCCACCCGTTGCACCGCCTGCGGTACCGTCTTCCGAGTCGTCCAGGACCAGCTCAAGGTCTCCGAAGGCTGGGTGCGGTGCGGCCGGTGTGACCAGGTCTTCAACGCCATCGAAGGGCTGTTCGACCTCGAACGCGACGCCCCGCCCGACTGGAACCCGCCCCCCGCGCCACCGCAGCCGCCGGCCTCGACCATCACGTCGGCCTACCGCGCGCCCGTCGAACAGCCCGAGGACGAGGACGTCTTCAGCCTGAGCGACGAGGACCGCATCCACTCGCGCTTCTTCCAGCCCGAGCAGGACGACGTCTCGCAGACGCCTGCCCAGAACATCGCCGAACGCGACCGCGTCGACTTCGCCGACGCCCAGTTCAACGACGCGCTGATCGCCGACGTCGAGGCCGACAACCCGTCCACCGAACGCCCGCCGGTCGAGGAAGAACCACCGCCGCCGAAAAAGCGCAGCACGTCGTCGAAGTCGGCCAAGGCCTCGCCCGGCTTCCTCCGCGACGCCAAGCGCAAGGCGCGCTGGCGCAGCCCGCGCGTGCGCTTCGGGCTCTCGCTGCTCGTGCTGCTGCTGTCGGCCACGCTCGCAGGCCAGGCCGCACTGCACTTCCGCGACGTCGTGGCCACCCGCTGGCCGGCCGCACGCCCGGCGCTGGTGGCCGCGTGCGAACAGCTGGGCTGCTCGGTGGGCCTGCCGCGCCGCATCGACGACCTGTCGGTGGAAAGCAGCGCGCTCTCGCCGGCGAACGGCGGCGGGTATCGCCTGTCGGTGGTGCTGCGCAACCGCGGCCACATGGACCTCGCGCTGCCCTCGATCGACCTCACGCTCACCGACTCCGAAGGCCAGATGGTCTCGCGGCGCGCGCTCTCGCCCGCCGACTTCCGCATCCAGCCGGCCCACCTCGCAGCCGGCGCCGAAGCCACGCTGCAACTGGTGCTCGCGGCCGAGGGGCCGCGCGTGAGCGGCTACACCGTCGAAATCTTCTATCCTTGACCCCCCAGGCGGCCACCCGATGCCGCCGCCACCACGGAGACCCCTCCCATGTCAGCCCTGATCTGCGGCTCGCTCGCATACGACACCATCACCACGTTCCCGGGCCGTTTCGCCCAGCAGATCCTGCCCGAGCAGTTGCACATCCTGAACGTGTCGTTCCTCGTGCCCACGCTGCGCCGCGAGTTCGGCGGCTGCGCCGGCAACATCGCCTACACGCTCGCGAAGCTCGGCGGTGACCCGCTGATCATGGCCGCGGCCGGTCCCGACGCGCAGGACTACCTGGCCCGCGTGAAGTCGTGGGGCGCGAGCACCGACCTGATCCGCGTGATCGAGGACAGCTACACCGCGCAGGCGATCATCATCACCGACACGGACAACAACCAGATCACCGCGTTCCACCCCGGCGCGATGCAGCAGGCGCACCTGACCGCCGTGCCCACCGACCGCGACATCCGCGTCGCCATCGTGGCCCCGGACGGCCGCGACGCGATGATCCAGCACGCCGCGCAACTCGCCGCCGCGAAGATCCCGTTCATCTTCGACCCGGGCCAGGGCCTGCCGATGTTCGACGGCAACGACCTGAAGACCTTCGTCTCGCAGGCCACGTGGGTCGCCGTGAACGACTACGAAGGCAAGATGCTGTGCGACCGCACGGGCCACACGCTCGAGTCGCTCTCGCGCTCCCACCTGAAGGGCGTGATCGTGACCCTCGGCGCCGAGGGCTGCGAACTGTGGGAACAGGGCGTGCGCACGCACATCCCGGGCGTGAAGGCCACCGAGGTCCTCGACCCCACCGGCTGCGGCGACGCCTTCCGCGGCGCCCTGCTCTTCGGCCTGGAACGCGGCTGGCCGCTCGCCAAGTGCATCGAACTCGGCAACCGCATCGGCGCGCTCAAGATCGCGCAGCGCGGCGGACAGAACCACACGATCGACCCGTCGATCGCGGCCTGATCGCAGGCCTCACTCGGGCGAGGCCACTCGCCCGAGCCACGCGGCCACCGTGTCCGCGGGCACGTCCAGCGCGAGCTGCTTGCGCTTGGACGTGTCGCCGCGTTGCAGCGTGACCGCGCTGCGCGCCACGTCGAGTTCCGCGGCAACCCATTTCAGCAAGGCTTCGTTCGCCGCACCATCGACCGGCGGTGCGGCGAGGCGGATGCGCAGCGCATCGCCATGCAGGCCCATGCACGCGGTGCGCTTGGCATTGGGCGCGACGAGCACGTCGAGCAGGCTGCCCGTGCGGGTCGTGTGAAGGCAGGGCCAGGAGGTCATCTCGAAGTGGCGCAGTGGATCCCGGCGTTCGCCGGGATGACGAGTATCCCAGGGCGAGCGCAGCGACGCCCCGAAGCGAGAACGCGTTCGCGGGGAGGCGAAGCCGACAGATCAAGCCACCCGCGAGGACGGGTCTCCCGGCCGACCCGGGGCGCCCCTTGTATGTTTGTCTTGTATGTTTGTCTTGAGGCTTGACTGCCGCACCGAGTCGGCAGAGAACCTCGATTGTGGAGGTTTGCAGCGCCGTGCATATCCAGTCGCCCCTCTGAGACCTTGATCTCGCCCCCAAGCAGTCGTGAGTGCACGGTTCTGCGTTTGTCTCCAAGCCCGAACAGTTACCTGAACGCACTTCGTATGTTGCAAGGATGGGACTATGACAAACGCTGCTGTTTCCGACACTCCGGCAGTCGCCGCAGGTGAGTTCATCGGCATCGATGTGGCCAAGGCCAAGTTCGACTGGAACACTCATGGCTCTGCCGTTTCTCACTCTGCCTGCAACGACTCTGTCGGATTCGAGTTGCTTTGGCAGGATTTGCGCGACCGACAGATCAACTTGATCGTGGTTGAAGCCACCGGGGGCCTTGAAAACGCCCTCATCGGCTTTCTCATCGGCCAAGGCTTGTCCGTGTCCCGCGTGAACCCGCGCGCGGCCAGGGAGTTCGCTCGCAGCCAGGGTCACCTGGCCAAGACGGATGCCATCGACGCCAGGGCGCTCTCGCATTACGCCCACACCCTGGCGCACAAGGCGAATCAGGCCGGCATTCGCTTCGTACCCGTGCCAGAGCAGGTCGAGGCCTTGCGGGTCCTGATTGTTCGCCGTCACCAGCTGCTGGACATGCGAACGGCCGAAAGGAATCGCCGCGCCGGGGCCATGCGCGTGCTACGCAAGAGCATCGATGCCGTGATCCTCACGCTCAACGAGCAGATCGCCGCGCTCAACGACGACATCCACACGCACCTGAAGGAACACTTCCAGGAGTTGGACGCACGGTTGGAGAGCATCAAGGGGGTTGCGCAGACCACCAGCGCGACGATGATCGCATTCATGCCCGAACTCGGCACCGTTGGTAGTCGCCGAGCAGCCAAGCTCGCCGGGCTGGCCCCGTTGAACAACGATTCGGGCAAGCAGCGGGGCAAGCGATCGATCTGGGGTGGTCGCAGCATCGTGCGCTGCGCCCTCTACATGGCCACCCTGGCGGCGGTCAGGTTCAATCCGGTGATCAAGGCCTTCTACGTTCGGCTCGTCGGGGCGGGGAAGCCCAAGAAGGTCGCCTTGACCGCCTGTTCCCACAAGCTGCTGCGCATCCTCAACGCCATGGCCCGTACCGGGCAGACCTGGAATCCGGAGATTCACGGCCTGCCGGCTTGACTTCGAACACAGTTGCTCGGGGGCAGGAGCGAAGCGACTGGGGGGCTCCATAAAAAAACCCCGCCGGAGCGGGGTTTCATGCAGAGCGTTGCTCCGATCCTCAGGGCTTGGCGCCCGTGGGGAACGGCCACGCAGCGGCGGGGCTCAGGGCCGTCTTCGCAGCGGGAGCAGCGACCGGCTTCGCAGCGGCGGGCGCAGCGGGCGCAGCGGCAGGCTTCGCAGCGGCAGGCTTGGCAGCAGCCTTCTTGGCAGCGGGCTTCTTCGCAGCCGGCTTGGCAGCGGGCTTCGCAGCAGCCTTCTTGGCGGGGGCCTTCTTCGCAGCGGCCTTCTTCGCAGGCGCAGCCTTCTTGGCAGCAGGCGCCTTCTTGGCCGCGGCCTTCTTGGCCGGTGCGGCCTTCTTCGCAGCGGCCTTCTTCGCCGGTGCTGCCTTCTTGGCGACGACCTTCTTGGCCGCGGCCTTCTTCGCCGGTGCCGCCTTCTTGGCGACGACCTTCTTCGCAGCGGCCTTCTTCGCCGGTGCTGCCTTCTTGGCGACGACCTTCTTGGCCGCAACCTTCTTCGCCGGCGCCTTCTTGGCGGCAGCCTTCTTGGCCGGGGCGGCCTTCTTCACAGCGGCCTTCTTCGCCGGAGCGGCCTTCTTCGCCGCGACTTTCTTGGCCGGAGCCTTCTTTGCAGTTGCCATTACATTTCTCCTTGATCAAGTTGAAAAAACACTGCCTTGCGCCAGCGGAGGTGCCGGCTCAAGCCAGTTATCCATCACCCGAAAGTCTGCCCAGGAGGGGCGCCCCGGTGCGATGAATGGGGTTGCGAATCGAAGGCCGCCGCTTCTGCGTCGGTCGGCCTCGATCCGCGAATCTTGATCCTTTACATGACCTGTTGCTGCTTGGCCCAGCCAGCGAACGTCAGTCCCAGGAGAGCGCGCCACCGGATTGATACTCGATGACACGCGTCTCGAAGAAGTTGCGCTCCTTTTTCAGGTCGATCATTTCGCTCATCCACGGGAACGGGTTTTCCTCGTTCGGGAAGAGCTCTTCCAAACCAATCTGTTGCGCACGCCGGTTGGCGATGTAGCGCAGGTAACCCTTGAACATGGATGCGTTCAGACCCAGCACGCCACGCGGCATGGTGTCTTCGGCATAGCGGTACTCGAGTTCGACGGCGTGCAGGAACAGCGCCTTGATCTCGGCCTTGAACTCCGCGGTCCAGAGGTGCGGGTTCTCGAGCTTGAGCTGGTTGATGAGGTCGATGCCGAAGTTGCAGTGCATCGACTCGTCGCGGAGGATGTACTGGTACTGCTCGGCGGCGCCGGTCATCTTGTTCTGGCGGCCCAGCGCGAGGATCTGGGTGAAGCCGACGTAGAAGAACAGGCCTTCCATCAGGCACGCGAACACGATCAGCGACTTCAGCAGCGTCTGGTCGTTCTGCGGGGTGCCCGTGTGGAAGTTCGGGTCCATGATCGCGTCGATGAACGGGATCAGGAACTCGTCCTTGTCACGGATGGACTTGACCTCGTTGTACGCGTTGAAGATCTCGCTCTCGTCGAGGCCGAGCGATTCGACGATGTACTGGTAGGCGTGCGTGTGGATCGCTTCCTCGAAGGCCTGGCGCAGCAGGAACTGGCGGCATTCGGGGGCCGTGATGTGGCGGTAGGTGCCCAGCACGATGTTGTTCGCGGCGAGCGAGTCGGCGGTGACGAAGAAGCCGAGGTTGCGCTTGATGATGCGGCGCTCGTCTTCGCTCAGGCCGTTCGGGTCTTTCCACAGCGCGATGTCGCGCGACATGTTGACCTCTTGCGGCATCCAGTGGTTCGCGCACGTGGCGAGGTACTTCTCCCACGCCCACTTGTACTTGAACGGGACCAGCTGGTTGACGTCGGTCTTGCCGTTGATGATGCGCTTGTCGGCGGCCTTCACGCGATGGCCGGCGGGTGCCGACGAAGCGGCAACGGGCGCAACAGCGGAGGTCGATGCAGTCGAAGGAAGCGTGGAGGACACGGCGGACTGCAGTGCGGGTGCTGCGAACTCAGACGACGACGGCTCGTTGCGCAGCGGCGCCGCAGCGCCGTTCGCCGTGTGAGAGATCGAGGGTTGAAGGTCTTCTTCCCAAACCAACATATTGAAAATTCCCGTACGTTTGAATTATGAGAGTGTTGCGTTCGAACACCAAGCACTTATTGACATCGCGGCCACTTCGCTGTTGCTGTGTCGCATCGAAACGCGATGCGGTTTTCAACGATGGATGTGATGCGAGCGATGCGTCGGCATGAACGACAGGAGGCTCACGTACCTCGCCTCGCTGTCGTTCGATCACCGTGCTCAGTGGACGATGCTCATTGGCAGGCTTCGCAACCCGGGTCGTCGATCGCGCAGAACTTCACGTCCGTCGCCGCTTCGGTGACCGGCGCGAGCACCGGTGCCGCAGCGACCGCGGCCACGGGTGCCGCGAGCTTCGCGCCGCTGTCGGCACCGCTCGACACCGAGTTCATCTGACCGGCCTTCACCGTCGACTTCTCGGCGTGCGTGGCACCCACCGTGCGGAGGTAGTAGGTGGTCTTGAGACCACGCAGCCACGCAAGCTTGTAGGTCTCGTCGAGCTTCTTGCCCGAGGCGCCGGCCATGTAGATGTTCAGCGACTGGCCCTGGTCGATCCACTTCTGCCGGCGGGCGGCGGCTTCCACGAGCCACTGCGTCTCGATCTCGAACGCGGTGGCGTACAGCGCCTTCAGGTCTTCCGGCACGCGGTCGATGCGGCGCAGCGAACCGTCGAAGTGCTTGAGGTCCATGACCATCACGTCGTCCCACAGGCCGAGCTTCTTCAGGTCGCGCACCAGGTACTCGTTCACGACCGTGAACTCGCCCGACAGGTTCGACTTGACCGACAGGTTGCCGAACGACGGCTCGATCGAGGCGCTGACGCCGATGATGTTCGAGATGGTGGCCGTCGGGGCGATGGCGACCGAGTTCGAGTTGCGCATGCCGTGCTGGCCGATGCGGGCGCGCAGGGCGTCCCAGTCGAGCGACGTGCTGCGGTCCACCTCGACGTAGCCGCCGCGCTGCTCGGCGAGCAGGTTCAGCGAGTCGATCGGGAGGACGCCACGGTCCCACAGCGAACCACGGTACGTGGAGTAGCGGCCGCGTTCCTCGGCCAGCTCGGTGGAGGCCCAGTAGGCGTAGTAGCAGACGGCTTCCATCGACCGGTCGGCGAACTCGACGGCGGCGTCGGAGGCGTACGGCACGCGCAGCTCGTGCAGCGAGTCCTGGAAGCCCATGATGCCCAGGCCGACCGGACGGTGGCGCAGGTTCGAGTCACGGGCCTTCTTGACGGCGTAGTAGTTGATGTCGATCACGTTGTCGAGCATGCGCATCGCCGTGGCGATGGTCTTCTTCAGCTTGGCGTGGTCGATCTGGCCGTCCTTGACGTGCTGGACCAGGTTCACCGAACCGAGGTTGCAGACGGCGATTTCGGTCTCGCTGGTGTTCAGCGTGATCTCGGTGCACAGGTTGCTGGAGTGCACGACACCCACGTGCTGCTGCGGCGAGCGCACGTTGCACGCGTCCTTGAACGTGATCCAGGGGTGGCCTGTCTCGAACAGCATCGAG
This genomic stretch from Piscinibacter gummiphilus harbors:
- a CDS encoding TlpA disulfide reductase family protein is translated as MNRRHLLISGAAVAAVGAGAGLAWWQQRPSAPGPEAALWRMQFDAPAGGTLPMSSLQGKPLLLNFWATWCAPCVKEMPMLDAFQRAQAAAGWQVVGLAVDGPTPVREFLAARSIGFKIGLAGMEGVELSRSLGNANGGLPFSVVFDREGRVVDRKLGALTEENLADWAKRVNA
- the aroQ gene encoding type II 3-dehydroquinate dehydratase; the protein is MAVLVLHGPNLNLLGTREPTVYGSVTLEQINAELTKLGADAGVEVKTFQSNHEGALVDRVQAARTDGTTFIVINPAAYTHTSVALRDALAGVAIPFIEVHLSNVHRREPFRHHSYFSDLADGIIVGLGHKGYRLALGHAIERDLASRPA
- the accB gene encoding acetyl-CoA carboxylase biotin carboxyl carrier protein; amino-acid sequence: MDLRKLKTLIDLVSESNISELEITEADGKVRIVKADPNAAVVMTAAPVVQQAAVPAPVAAPAVAAAAPAVAAAPAEPAGHTVKSPMVGTFYGAASPGAKPFVEVGTVVKEGQAICIIEAMKIMNEIEADKSGTVTKVMCENGQAVEFGQPLFIIE
- the accC gene encoding acetyl-CoA carboxylase biotin carboxylase subunit encodes the protein MFKKILIANRGEIALRIQRACREMGVKSVVVYSEADRDAKYVKLADEAVCIGPAASAQSYLNMPAIISTAEVTDAEAIHPGYGFLSENADFAERVEQSGFTFIGPTPESIRIMGDKVSAKQAMIKAGVPCVPGSEGALPEDPKEIIRQARAIGYPVIIKAAGGGGGRGMRVVHTEAALIHAVQTTRSEAGAAFGNPAVYMEKFLENPRHIEIQILADEHKNAVWLGERDCSMQRRHQKIIEEAPAPGIPRRVIEKIGDRCAAACKRIGYRGAGTFEFLYENGEFYFIEMNTRVQVEHPVTELVTGIDIVQMQIRVAAGEKLPFTQRQIQMHGHAIECRVNAEDPYKFTPSPGRITAWHAPGGPGVRVDSHAYTNYFVPPNYDSMIGKIITHGDTREQAIARMRIALSETVVEGILTNIPLHRELMVDAKFVEGGTSIHYLEGWMSQHKR
- the prmA gene encoding 50S ribosomal protein L11 methyltransferase, which translates into the protein MIELLLLVPEDLVESVSDALMDELEALSVSVEDADADTDAERALFGEPGMPPPSAGWQRSVVTALFADEDVATEAATLLLAQDWAQEKVHVQAMRPVVEQDWVRLTQSQFSPVEITPSFWIVPTWHEPPAAAERFIRLDPGLAFGTGTHPTTRMCLRWIANQAPTFSGSWSRVLDYGCGSGILAIGAALHGGRDIDAVDIDEAAVISTNANAAANGVTLKAALPDGASGTYPLVLANILATPLKLLAPLLCGHVAPGGHLVLAGILERQADELKAAYAPWCDLEVSDSEDGWILMTARLKP
- a CDS encoding zinc-ribbon and DUF3426 domain-containing protein: MSLATRCTACGTVFRVVQDQLKVSEGWVRCGRCDQVFNAIEGLFDLERDAPPDWNPPPAPPQPPASTITSAYRAPVEQPEDEDVFSLSDEDRIHSRFFQPEQDDVSQTPAQNIAERDRVDFADAQFNDALIADVEADNPSTERPPVEEEPPPPKKRSTSSKSAKASPGFLRDAKRKARWRSPRVRFGLSLLVLLLSATLAGQAALHFRDVVATRWPAARPALVAACEQLGCSVGLPRRIDDLSVESSALSPANGGGYRLSVVLRNRGHMDLALPSIDLTLTDSEGQMVSRRALSPADFRIQPAHLAAGAEATLQLVLAAEGPRVSGYTVEIFYP
- a CDS encoding carbohydrate kinase family protein — translated: MSALICGSLAYDTITTFPGRFAQQILPEQLHILNVSFLVPTLRREFGGCAGNIAYTLAKLGGDPLIMAAAGPDAQDYLARVKSWGASTDLIRVIEDSYTAQAIIITDTDNNQITAFHPGAMQQAHLTAVPTDRDIRVAIVAPDGRDAMIQHAAQLAAAKIPFIFDPGQGLPMFDGNDLKTFVSQATWVAVNDYEGKMLCDRTGHTLESLSRSHLKGVIVTLGAEGCELWEQGVRTHIPGVKATEVLDPTGCGDAFRGALLFGLERGWPLAKCIELGNRIGALKIAQRGGQNHTIDPSIAA
- a CDS encoding DUF167 domain-containing protein, whose protein sequence is MTSWPCLHTTRTGSLLDVLVAPNAKRTACMGLHGDALRIRLAAPPVDGAANEALLKWVAAELDVARSAVTLQRGDTSKRKQLALDVPADTVAAWLGRVASPE
- a CDS encoding IS110 family RNA-guided transposase; this encodes MTNAAVSDTPAVAAGEFIGIDVAKAKFDWNTHGSAVSHSACNDSVGFELLWQDLRDRQINLIVVEATGGLENALIGFLIGQGLSVSRVNPRAAREFARSQGHLAKTDAIDARALSHYAHTLAHKANQAGIRFVPVPEQVEALRVLIVRRHQLLDMRTAERNRRAGAMRVLRKSIDAVILTLNEQIAALNDDIHTHLKEHFQELDARLESIKGVAQTTSATMIAFMPELGTVGSRRAAKLAGLAPLNNDSGKQRGKRSIWGGRSIVRCALYMATLAAVRFNPVIKAFYVRLVGAGKPKKVALTACSHKLLRILNAMARTGQTWNPEIHGLPA
- a CDS encoding histone H1-like DNA-binding protein — encoded protein: MATAKKAPAKKVAAKKAAPAKKAAVKKAAPAKKAAAKKAPAKKVAAKKVVAKKAAPAKKAAAKKVVAKKAAPAKKAAAKKVVAKKAAPAKKAAAKKAAPAKKAAAKKAPAAKKAAPAKKAAAKKAPAKKAAAKPAAKPAAKKPAAKKAAAKPAAAKPAAAPAAPAAAKPVAAPAAKTALSPAAAWPFPTGAKP
- a CDS encoding ribonucleotide-diphosphate reductase subunit beta, yielding MLVWEEDLQPSISHTANGAAAPLRNEPSSSEFAAPALQSAVSSTLPSTASTSAVAPVAASSAPAGHRVKAADKRIINGKTDVNQLVPFKYKWAWEKYLATCANHWMPQEVNMSRDIALWKDPNGLSEDERRIIKRNLGFFVTADSLAANNIVLGTYRHITAPECRQFLLRQAFEEAIHTHAYQYIVESLGLDESEIFNAYNEVKSIRDKDEFLIPFIDAIMDPNFHTGTPQNDQTLLKSLIVFACLMEGLFFYVGFTQILALGRQNKMTGAAEQYQYILRDESMHCNFGIDLINQLKLENPHLWTAEFKAEIKALFLHAVELEYRYAEDTMPRGVLGLNASMFKGYLRYIANRRAQQIGLEELFPNEENPFPWMSEMIDLKKERNFFETRVIEYQSGGALSWD